The proteins below are encoded in one region of Dama dama isolate Ldn47 chromosome 21, ASM3311817v1, whole genome shotgun sequence:
- the OXR1 gene encoding oxidation resistance protein 1 isoform X7 codes for MSRLWYGKKGRRHQPINQKYTLVVSVAEYHRRIDALNTEELRTLCRRLQITTREDINSKQITPVKADLESESFRPNLSDPSDLLLPDQIEKLTKHLPPRTIGYPWTLVYGTGKHGTSLKTLYRTMTGLDTPVLMVIKDSDGQVFGALASEPFKVSDGFYGTGETFVFTFCPDFEVFKWTGDNMFFIKGDMDSLAFGGGGGEFALWLDGDLYHGRSHSCKTFGNHTLSKKEDFFIQDIEIWAFE; via the exons ATGTCTCGTCTCTGGTATGGGAAAAAGGGGAGAAGGCATCAACCAATTAATCAAAAATATACTCTG GTAGTGTCAGTGGCTGAGTATCACCGCAGGATCGATGCTCTAAATACTGAAGAACTGCGCACACTCTGCAGACGTCTCCAG ATTACTACGAGGGAAGACATAAATTCAAAGCAGATTACTCCAGTGAAAGCAGACCTGGAATCTGAATCTTTTCGACCAAACCTAAGTGATCCCAGTGACCTCTTACTGCCAGATCAAATTGAAAAG cttaCCAAGCATCTTCCACCAAGAACAATTGGCTATCCATGGACTCTTGTTTATGGTACTGGGAAGCATGGCACAAGCTTGAAGACCCTTTATCGAACAATGACAGGTTTAGACACTCCAGTGCTGATGGTGATTAAAGACAGTGATGGGCAG GTTTTCGGTGCATTAGCATCTGAGCCATTTAAAGTGAGTGATGGCTTTTATGGTACTGGAGAGACCTTTGTTTTTACATTCTGTCCAGACTTTGAG gtCTTTAAGTGGACAGGAGATAATATGTTTTTTATcaaaggagacatggattcacTAGCTTTTGGTGGTGGAGG GGGAGAATTTGCCCTATGGCTTGATGGAGATCTCTACCATGGAAGAAGCCATTCTTGTAAAACATTTGGGAATCATACACTTTCTAAGAAGGAAGATTTCTTTATCCAAGACATTGAAATCTGGGCTTTTGAATGA
- the LOC133042718 gene encoding caprin-1-like yields MPSATSHSGSGSKSSGPPPPSGSSGNEAGAGAAAPASQHPTSGTGAVQTEAMKQILGVIDKKLRNLEKKKGKLDDYQERMNKGERLNQDQLDAVSKYQEVTNNLEFAKELQRSFMALSQDIQKTIKKTARREQLMREEAEQKRLKTVLELQYVLDKLGDDEVRTDLKQGLNGVPILSEEELSLLDEFYKLADPERDMSLRLNEQYEHASIHLWDLLEGKEKPVCGTTYKALKEIVERVFQSNYFDSTHNHQNGLCEEEEAASAPTVEDQVAEAEPEPAEYTEQNEVESTEYVNRQFMAETQFSSGEKEQVDEWTVETVEVVNSLQQQPQAASPSVPEPHSLTPVAQADPLVRRQRVQDLMAQMQGPYNFIQDSMLDFENQTLDPAIVSAQPMNPAQNMDIPQLVCPPVHSESRLAQPNQVSVQPEATQVPLVSSTNEGYTASQPLYQPSHATEQRPQKEPIDQIQATISLNTDQTTASSSLPAASQPQVFQAGTSKPLHSSGINVNAAPFQSMQTVFNMNAPVPPVNEPETLKQQNQYQTSYNQSFSSQPHQVEQTELQQEQLQTVVGTYHGSQDQPHQVTGNHQQPPQQNTGFPRSSQPYYNSRGVSRGGSRGARGLMNGYRGPANGFRGGYDGYRPSFSTNTPNSGYTQSQFSAPRDYSGYQRDGYQQNFKRGSGQSGPRGAPRGRGGPPRPNRGMPQMNTQQVN; encoded by the coding sequence ATGCCTTCGGCCACCAGCCACAGCGGAAGCGGCAGCAAGTCGTCTGGACCGCCACCGCCGTCGGGCTCCTCCGGGAATGAGGCGGGGGCCGGGGCCGCCGCGCCGGCTTCTCAACACCCCACGTCCGGCACCGGGGCTGTCCAGACCGAGGCCATGAAGCAGATTCTCGGGGTGATCGACAAGAAACTTCGGAACCTGGAGAAGAAGAAGGGCAAGCTTGATGATTATCAGGAACGAATGAACAAAGGGGAAAGGCTTAATCAAGATCAGCTGGATGCCGTATCTAAGTACCAGGAAGTCACAAATAACTTGGAGTTCGCAAAAGAATTACAGAGGAGTTTCATGGCGTTAAGCCAAGATattcagaaaacaataaagaagacAGCACGTCGGGAGCAGCTTATGAGAGAGGAAGCTGAACAGAAACGTTTAAAAACAGTACTTGAGCTGCAGTATGTTTTGGACAAACTGGGAGATGATGAAGTGAGAACTGACCTGAAGCAGGGTTTGAATGGAGTGCCAATATTGTCTGAAGAGGAATTGTCGTTGTTAGATGAGTTCTACAAATTAGCAGACCCTGAACGAGACATGAGCTTGAGGTTGAATGAGCAGTATGAACATGCCTCCATTCACCTGTGGGACTTgctagaaggaaaggaaaaacctGTATGTGGAACAACTTATAAAGCTCTAAAGGAAATTGTTGAGCGTGTTTTCCAGTCAAACTACTTTGACAGCACCCACAACCACCAGAACGGTCTGTGTGAGGAAGAGGAGGCAGCCTCAGCACCTACAGTTGAAGACCAGGTAGCTGAAGCTGAACCTGAGCCAGCGGAATACACTGAACAAAACGAGGTTGAATCAACAGAGTATGTAAATAGACAATTTATGGCAGAAACACAGTTCAGCAGTGGTGAAAAGGAGCAGGTAGATGAATGGACAGTTGAAACTGTTGAGGTGGTAAACTCACTCCAGCAGCAGCCTCAGGCTGCATCTCCTTCAGTACCGGAACCCCACTCTTTGACCCCAGTGGCTCAGGCTGATCCCCTCGTGAGAAGACAGCGAGTACAGGACCTTATGGCACAAATGCAGGGGCCCTATAACTTCATACAGGATTCAATGCTGGATTTTGAAAACCAGACACTTGATCCTGCCATTGTATCTGCACAGCCGATGAATCCAGCGCAGAACATGGACATACCCCAGCTGGTTTGCCCTCCAGTTCATTCTGAATCTAGACTTGCTCAACCTAATCAAGTTTCTGTACAACCAGAAGCTACACAGGTTCCTTTAGTTTCATCCACAAATGAAGGATATACAGCATCTCAACCCTTGTACCAACCTTCTCATGCTACTGAGCAACGACCACAAAAGGAACCGATTGACCAGATTCAGGCAACGATCTCTTTAAATACAGACCAGACTACAGCATCATCATCCCTTCCTGCTGCTTCTCAGCCTCAAGTGTTCCAGGCTGGGACAAGCAAACCTTTACATAGCAGTGGAATCAATGTAAATGCAGCTCCATTCCAATCCATGCAAACGGTGTTCAATATGAATGCCCCAGTTCCTCCTGTTAATGAACCAGAAACTTTAAAACAGCAAAATCAGTACCAGACTAGTTATAACCAGAGCTTTTCCAGTCAGCCTCACCAAGTAGAACAAACAGAGCTTCAGCAAGAACAGCTTCAAACAGTGGTTGGCACTTACCATGGTTCCCAGGACCAGCCCCATCAAGTGACTGGTAACCACCAGCAGCCTCCTCAGCAGAACACTGGATTTCCACGTAGCAGTCAGCCCTATTACAACAGTCGTGGTGTGTCTCGTGGAGGTTCCCGTGGTGCTCGAGGcttgatgaatggatacagaggaCCTGCTAATGGATTCAGAGGAGGATATGATGGTTACCGCCCTTCATTC
- the OXR1 gene encoding oxidation resistance protein 1 isoform X8: protein MSRLWYGKKGRRHQPINQKYTLITTREDINSKQITPVKADLESESFRPNLSDPSDLLLPDQIEKLTKHLPPRTIGYPWTLVYGTGKHGTSLKTLYRTMTGLDTPVLMVIKDSDGQVFGALASEPFKVSDGFYGTGETFVFTFCPDFEVFKWTGDNMFFIKGDMDSLAFGGGGGEFALWLDGDLYHGRSHSCKTFGNHTLSKKEDFFIQDIEIWAFE, encoded by the exons ATGTCTCGTCTCTGGTATGGGAAAAAGGGGAGAAGGCATCAACCAATTAATCAAAAATATACTCTG ATTACTACGAGGGAAGACATAAATTCAAAGCAGATTACTCCAGTGAAAGCAGACCTGGAATCTGAATCTTTTCGACCAAACCTAAGTGATCCCAGTGACCTCTTACTGCCAGATCAAATTGAAAAG cttaCCAAGCATCTTCCACCAAGAACAATTGGCTATCCATGGACTCTTGTTTATGGTACTGGGAAGCATGGCACAAGCTTGAAGACCCTTTATCGAACAATGACAGGTTTAGACACTCCAGTGCTGATGGTGATTAAAGACAGTGATGGGCAG GTTTTCGGTGCATTAGCATCTGAGCCATTTAAAGTGAGTGATGGCTTTTATGGTACTGGAGAGACCTTTGTTTTTACATTCTGTCCAGACTTTGAG gtCTTTAAGTGGACAGGAGATAATATGTTTTTTATcaaaggagacatggattcacTAGCTTTTGGTGGTGGAGG GGGAGAATTTGCCCTATGGCTTGATGGAGATCTCTACCATGGAAGAAGCCATTCTTGTAAAACATTTGGGAATCATACACTTTCTAAGAAGGAAGATTTCTTTATCCAAGACATTGAAATCTGGGCTTTTGAATGA